The Acropora muricata isolate sample 2 chromosome 7, ASM3666990v1, whole genome shotgun sequence genomic interval TTCCTTTCCCCGAAAAAATATACCCAACAACAGcgtgagccaattactgcggtcccatgaaggccagaccacaacaccgggaactccgtgccctactctttacgaacagtgtgtaggttctttaacgtcccacagttgttttatgacaagggttgtgagacaggacctccggtttatagtccttatccgagaagacttgaaagtctaaccatttgctgatgtaattacaaaggcagcactttctcctcagttattttaagaccctgagtgttggtccggccggagtcgaactcacgacctcccgcatgacaatcCGACACTCAACCTTGAGCCACCCTTTCCTCTTTCTGtaattgcaaaaacaaattgacgaCAGTTTTTATCTGTCGTTGCGCTAGTAGATTCACTGTGCTTTGCCAAATTAATAACGTCATTTTACGCTTAATATGAGGACAGACAGataaaaaactgacgtcaatttgtggAAGATGTGAACTTGTTCCCAGTCCGTCCAAGGAATCTTTGATTTTTCCATTCAGGTGAAGTACATGGCACCTTTCATTTTGTCGTTGACTCGAATGGCTCTTGCACACTTTTCCAAATCAACAGATCCGGAGCTactgaaaaaacgaaaaagaaaaaaaaagaaagaggattTCACGAGTTAGTTTTAAAAGCTTTCAACAAAAGAGGCAAGTTCCCAGGAAATCATGGGTACGAAAATCTATGGTTCTCTTTACATATAAATGAGGGAAAATAAGCCACTTGGAAAGCGCGAGGACAAATTTGccttctactttttttttcaaagcgaaaaataaaactttttttgttcttgtacaATTCGAAAGTGGCCTAATGTcacaaaaaaaacttgaaaggcTTCGTACTTTCCATTGGTCACGTGGACTCGTGCGTGGAAAGCTGCCAAATGTGCGTAATACGCAGGGGCTGGCATGGACACACTCCGCGTGCACCTGGCATACACGTGGCACAGCTGGTAAGTGAGCTCCTGCAGGCTGTCGGCGGTAAAGTTATTGTCGTCATATAAGACATGATAATGAGTTGGTCGACTTGTTCCCTGATGGAAAAAGAGAATTGGTTAAACTTGACAGTATCTATGCGACTCAGTACATAACAACTTAAGTTCAAGTGCCCTTCCCAAGATCCCGAAGGATGCCGCAAAAATCCTTTGAGGATGTCGCTGAAAAAAATTCCCATTGCTGTGGTTTGTGGAGGCGGGTGTTTTGTGTTTTGAGGGGTCGGTAGGTCGTGGCTTCCATACCTCCGCATGTCATCGTATTGTTTCCGTTCACAAGCAATTTCACCCTACGTCGTATCTCTACTCCCACGTGTGTCAAAGGGTGTCGGACTAGCATCCCGTCTAGAGAGGGGGTTGGGGGTGGTAGCATTTTTATGCCACTGAAACCGGGATAAGCTCCGGTAATATTTACCTGAATTCCGTAGTGGCTGCACAAATAGAAATCGAATTCGTACGGATGAGTAATTCCACTGTCCACAGTTGTTCCTGGTGGGACATTACGTGATTTTCCAGAAGCATCTCTGTCGTTTTCGCAAAACAGTCTGGTGTGATGTCGTTTCTGTACAACGACAAACGTGATGCGCGGTCGATAGTCTTTCTCAAGTTTCATACAAGCTTCTTGCACGGCCCGCACTTCGTGAACAAGAACTTGATCAAACTGCCCCTCGCTGACACCATCGCGGTAAAACAAGATCTTAGACGGCTTAAGGCGCCCGTTCGTTTTGTAAAATTCGACGAGGAGTTCTTTTACAATCTGTGCCAAGTCATTGATGATCTCCTGCGCCCCGGCCCCGTTCCTATGCCTCTGCGCGCGGACGCGTGCGTGATATTTCGAGGCGTGACGATCCATGCTTGCCACCACAGCAGCAATGGAAGGAATCCCATTTTCTGTAGGGGACGGGTGAGTCACATCGGCGCCAAACACGATAGTAGGTTCGTTGAACACTGGTTTAACCGAATCATCAATGACATGATTGGTTCCTCCCAATTTGGCGTTAATCTTAAGCGAGATGTTAGCGCACACTTGAGGCTTGGCCTGCTGCACAAGTCTCATTTGTACGCACTGTGTCGCAACACCGATTAAGCTGTCGCCAACGCGTTTCACTTCCGAGTAAAGTTTTTTGTCGGTTCCAGGAAGGACAACCATAATGAGCTGAAGGTTTGGAAATCGACCTGACCATTCGGAGAAAAGTCGCTCCACctatgcagaaaaaaaaaaaaaaaaaaaagttgaagggGTTACCCTCTCAGCTTTCTTCAAGACACCGTGGTGCAACAAAGGTAGCGTTTCATCGGACGAATAAAAGGTTTACACGAACATTCTGTAACACAATTTAATGAATAAAAACATTGCGAAGctgaggcccgtttctcgaacgtcctgAAACTCTTCGGTTGACATgaatccctttgtatcttcaataagaggacgtttcaagctttgaaactttgcagttctTTTGCCTTTCCTGATACATGAAACATATTTAGAAAAGCAACTTTTTTCAGAGCAAAttaagcggatcatagttttaagaattgcttttcgggcccgataagttacggAGTCTTTAACGAAACTGCTCCTTGAAGTTTCAAGCGCTAACTCTTCTTCAGAGCGAAGgtttagtttcaaaagaaactgttgtGTTGCATGGCGGaggggaagtgaaacacgagAGTTGACGAGGGTCAAATTAGCACCGCAAAGAAATAACGACGTTGACCTTTCGAGCGTCGTGGGGCTATTAGccccgacgaagggctaacgcttcgGACGGCAGCTTCATTATCTCCTTTCGCTGATAATTTTTCCCAAATTTTTGCATATTTATCAAATGCGTTGTTTAAGGCTGATGAAGACGTCTTAACAATTCCCGAGTTAGGAAGTTCGCTTGCGTTTCAACCTCCGTCAAAGGCACTCCACTCATGTAATCGCAAATAAAGGATAGAAACACGGCTAAAGTAAAATCACACGGACAATAAATTGCAACTAGTTGAACTGGTGATAATCCAAGCCAGCAGTAAGAATAGAATTTGAACTTAAAATATCCGCACACAAATCCAGTTCTCTGACCGATCGCCCTCTCCCTAGAACATACAAAAGATCTTACATCTCCAAATCCTCTTGCAAAACTAACATCAGCTGGCTGTTCCGGCATCCTAATTCCTTCTCGATTTGACACACTGGACATTTGACGACAAAAGTTTCTCAGTGTCTCTTCGTTACAGCGTTGCCTTGGCGCAAAACTCGCCAAGGTCCACGTATCAATGGACGCAACGTCAAAAAGAGCTTGGTTACGCATGTCCCAACCGCCATCACGTGGAGTAAGTGCTCTATCTTGGGGACCGAGCTTCACTTGGGGAGGTGGGAGAACTCGTCCTTTCACGGGAACCATTTCTGGATCTATGGCTGTTTGAAACTGATCCCTCAAGTACCTTCCACTTCCTCTTATCATTTCCTGTGCCTGAAACAGCAAAGTAATTACATAATCAACGAAAGCAACAAAAGtcaaaaaagcaacatttagtaagtggaggcagcgtggccgagcaGTTTGGGCGCCGGACTTGAAATGGGGAGATCCACCctgaccaccagctggatttgttatAGGTAGcacctggttcaactcctcggcagCTGTACATAACCAACTCGTCTGCCTCTATTGGAAAATCGTGAGAAATATTCAATTtgttgtgattttacaccactttgtgtccacattgtgacgtcacaattcctctaatttgcataaatgaaaatcttgaataactcggcaaccaagagtgctatcacaataaaataaacgccattcttcatcgttttgaaagctctttcgaataagacaataaaaaattcgtttcataggcactttaagatAGATACGTTCATAGAGCATTTGTTGCAACATTTATGATAGCTATTAAAgaaaatttgagagaaaaaCAGAAATCCTTCCCCTACCCAATCTTGAATGTTCCTTTGACGTTCTGGTGCTGGGCGTGCCGTACTCCTGATCATATTTGCCGTTTGTTGTTCAGACAAGTGTCTCTTTTGGCAAGGAATGATAGTACAGACCTCCATGGGAAGGAAACGGTCTTTTTTCTGGCCAACTTGGAGGCACGGTAGATGAGGATATCTGGAAAGAGAAAGCAATTTGCCCatcaattattgttaaaaacgAAGCACTTGAATGAGAGAGATGGCCTATATGGCAGCCAAAAGGCTGCAATGTTTGCCTATTGAAGAAATATCTTACCAATATCTAAACCTTGACCAATAATGATTTATTAAAACATAAGCAAGATATTATTTAAATTCGGCGTCATCGTAAAACCACTCTCAAAGCAAAGTGAAAAATAATTCGAAAATTAGGTTTATACTGTCTATACAAATTAGGGATGGGTTAAGTTTTCATATAAATAGCACCTCCTTAATCAGGCAATCAAGTTTGTGAGATCATTTTATAAGCACGTGAAATTGTTCTGAAAGACAAGGTGATACATTCGAGTTATGCTCGCTCAAACAATGTTTACAAGTTGATGACGATTTTTGTTTATGCCCCTGCAAGCGTTCGTGGAAGTGGCCACGAGTGAAACCAACATGTCCTGCATCACACAGGTTacattgaaatttataaacTAAGTATGGTTAGTGGTTAACAGCGGCTGGCTTGACTTCTCGAACTTTAAGGTCTTGAAGCTtataaaattcaattttttttccaaaagggGCAAGGGTacattttgctgaaaaaaagatattttaagttGAAGGATGCattaaaaggagaaga includes:
- the LOC136922836 gene encoding protein argonaute-2-like isoform X2, with product MPRKPKGRGNRGRGRGNNGQDHQQPRPGRSENGTAAIVSDREEKQDLDGEGSEGTVKETAAPSQSTSRSQESADKAHSKEHKSEEKNAISSKRSQDERPGPNEISLRPETARFVKPVGNAENCEQTRKLCPVSDEGKTVPRQGCGSVPSGSGDTQEATNLAQKRGSSLSIDSQARSSSSVRPPKRPGFGTRGRPIALRANFFRLSFSPKLTCLYHYDVEITPNKCPKAVKRDVVNAIVRNNRDTFQGHEPGFDGEKNLISFIQLPSPVQLKVTLPGVDGGKDRQFEVKIQFAKSVNVADLKEFLSGKQNGKTVQDAVQALDIVLRQMPSNYFTPIGRTFFPMDHQGRPIGEGCEVKFGFYQSVRPSQWKVMLVNIDVSAKGFYTRQPVIDFVCETLQMSYRDLEDTRLRIDKEKLKKAISGVRIETTHMATMKRKYTVWGVAESAERLQFDIEDNESKRTTRTTVAQYFFDAYKMRLRYPHLPCLQVGQKKDRFLPMEVCTIIPCQKRHLSEQQTANMIRSTARPAPERQRNIQDWAQEMIRGSGRYLRDQFQTAIDPEMVPVKGRVLPPPQVKLGPQDRALTPRDGGWDMRNQALFDVASIDTWTLASFAPRQRCNEETLRNFCRQMSSVSNREGIRMPEQPADVSFARGFGDVERLFSEWSGRFPNLQLIMVVLPGTDKKLYSEVKRVGDSLIGVATQCVQMRLVQQAKPQVCANISLKINAKLGGTNHVIDDSVKPVFNEPTIVFGADVTHPSPTENGIPSIAAVVASMDRHASKYHARVRAQRHRNGAGAQEIINDLAQIVKELLVEFYKTNGRLKPSKILFYRDGVSEGQFDQVLVHEVRAVQEACMKLEKDYRPRITFVVVQKRHHTRLFCENDRDASGKSRNVPPGTTVDSGITHPYEFDFYLCSHYGIQGTSRPTHYHVLYDDNNFTADSLQELTYQLCHVYARCTRSVSMPAPAYYAHLAAFHARVHVTNGNSGSVDLEKCARAIRVNDKMKGAMYFT
- the LOC136922836 gene encoding protein argonaute-2-like isoform X1; this translates as MPRKPKGRGNRGRGRGNNGQDHQQPRPGRSENGTAAIVSDREEKQDLDGEGSEGTVKETAAPSQSTSRSQESADKAHSKEHKSEEKNAISSKRSQDERPGPNEISLRPETARFVKPVGNAENCEQTRKLCPVSDEGKTVPRQGCGSVPSGSGDTQEATNLAQKRGSSLSIDSQARSSSSVRPPKRPGFGTRGRPIALRANFFRLSFSPKLTCLYHYDVEITPNKCPKAVKRDVVNAIVRNNRDTFQGHEPGFDGEKNLISFIQLPSPVQLKVTLPGVDGGKDRQFEVKIQFAKSVNVADLKEFLSGKQNGKTVQDAVQALDIVLRQMPSNYFTPIGRTFFPMDHQGRPIGEGCEVKFGFYQSVRPSQWKVMLVNIDVSAKGFYTRQPVIDFVCETLQMSYRDLEDTRLRIDKEKLKKAISGVRIETTHMATMKRKYTVWGVAESAERLQFDIEDNESKRTTRTTVAQYFFDAYKMRLRYPHLPCLQVGQKKDRFLPMEVCTIIPCQKRHLSEQQTANMIRSTARPAPERQRNIQDWAQEMIRGSGRYLRDQFQTAIDPEMVPVKGRVLPPPQVKLGPQDRALTPRDGGWDMRNQALFDVASIDTWTLASFAPRQRCNEETLRNFCRQMSSVSNREGIRMPEQPADVSFARGFGDVERLFSEWSGRFPNLQLIMVVLPGTDKKLYSEVKRVGDSLIGVATQCVQMRLVQQAKPQVCANISLKINAKLGGTNHVIDDSVKPVFNEPTIVFGADVTHPSPTENGIPSIAAVVASMDRHASKYHARVRAQRHRNGAGAQEIINDLAQIVKELLVEFYKTNGRLKPSKILFYRDGVSEGQFDQVLVHEVRAVQEACMKLEKDYRPRITFVVVQKRHHTRLFCENDRDASGKSRNVPPGTTVDSGITHPYEFDFYLCSHYGIQGTSRPTHYHVLYDDNNFTADSLQELTYQLCHVYARCTRSVSMPAPAYYAHLAAFHARVHVTNGNSSGSVDLEKCARAIRVNDKMKGAMYFT